In the Helianthus annuus cultivar XRQ/B chromosome 11, HanXRQr2.0-SUNRISE, whole genome shotgun sequence genome, one interval contains:
- the LOC110888636 gene encoding uncharacterized protein LOC110888636, producing the protein MSCSPLTERPDTGNNTSDGGGEFTNRDAPFDLNTPAAARSQVSREVVMPDCEQEKHVEEDGRTGQSDPPATVVERPSVQMDDATDGGAPSSTAVLNDVVKEVAVTIEVGSSVGFQPDGFQREGVRDSRKVDWVRGLKTSHGVHFLAVQETKMGVNANFRWSRFWGRSSFEFDIVEAVGNSGGLVSMWNPAVFSMTGVLKHKNFLMVSGCLKATGEQINIVNVYAQNDPIARRRL; encoded by the exons ATGTCTTGTAGTCCACTAACTGAGAGGCCTGATACTGGGAATAATACATCAGATGGAGGTGGAGAATTTACTAACAGGGATGCGCCATTTGACCTGAACACTCCTGCAGCTGCTAGAAGCCAGGTATCTCGTGAAGTTGTGATGCCTGATTGCGAACAAGAGAAGCACGTGGAGGAAGACGGACGCACAGGTCAGAGTGATCCGCCGGCTACAGTAGTTGAGCGACCTTCTGTGCAGATGGACGATGCAACTGATGGGGGTGCTCCGTCGTCTACCGCAGTTCTAAACGATGTTGTTAAGGAGGTTGCCGTCACAATTGAGGTTGGGTCCTCTGTGGGTTTCCAACCAGATGGTTTTCAAAGAGAG GGAGTCAGGGATTCGAGGAAGGTGGATTGGGTTAGGGGGCTAAAGACGTCGCATGGGGTTCATTTTTTAGCAGTACAGGAAACAAAAATGGGGGTAAATGCAAATTTCAGATGGAGTAGGTTTTGGGGGAGATCAAGTTTTGAGTTTGACATTGTTGAGGCAGTGGGAAATTCAGGTGGTCTAGTATCTATGTGGAATCCTGCTGTATTTAGTATGACAGGGGTTCTTAAGCACAAAAATTTTTTGATGGTCTCTGGGTGTCTAAAAGCGACAGGCGAACAAATTAATATTGTAAACGTGTACGCACAAAACGATCCAATAGCTCGTAGGAGGCTATAG
- the LOC110890854 gene encoding receptor-like kinase TMK4 — translation MTFHDVRHRHRYLHLLYLTILLLTTSTTGDDAAVMSKLSTSLSPTPSSWSTNTDFCKWDGITCDNSNRVTAINLPSKSLTGSLPSDLNSLSQLKTLAVQRNSIGGVLPTLANLTLLEQVILDSNNFTAIPTDFFTGLTNLQSFSITDNPDMSSWTIPENLNQNTNLQSFQAGNANIMGGIPDIFDKFPNLQNLRLSYNNITGALPVSFGGSQIRNLWLNNQKQGLSGTLDVLSSMTQLEQVWLQANVFTGAIPDLSNCTGLFDLQLRDNQLTGLVPASVMSLPKLVNVTLQNNRLQGPLPVFGSGVVAELGSSSTNSFCLTTPGPCEPQVMVLLEVAGAIGYPLSLAQSWEGNDACQKWSFISCDSSGKYVTSVNFGKQKFSGTISPAFANLTSLRSLSLNDNNLVDSIPEVLTSLPNLQLLDVSNNNLSGKIPVFPERVKFVHTGNVLLGQDVSGGPPGSEPGSGDTGGNSSGSTKGVSGGLIAGIVIGVLVFVVIILFVCYKCYLKKKNQKPKTVQDPEKGKEAVKASDLQSQSSGDQTEMSVFEGGSIVISIQVLREATNNFSEENVLGRGGFGVVYKGILQNGTKIAVKRMDSGVMGTKGLKEFQAEIAVLTKVRHRHLVALLGYCMNGNERLLVYEYMPQGTLSQHLFEWREHKTNPLSWKQRVSIALDVGRGVEYLHSLAQQSFIHRDLKPSNILLGDDMRAKVADFGLVKSTPDAKHSMETRVAGTFGYLAPEYAATGRVTTKVDVYAFGVVLMELITGRKALDDTLTDEKSHLVTWFRRALISENIVKAIDQTLDTDEEDTLESICKVAELAGHCTAREPYQRPDMGHAVNVLGLLVEQWKPSQPDEDDGYGIGDHMSVPQLLQQLQADEGTSRMFDDSFDQTQSSIISKPPGLVDTFGTSGR, via the exons ATGACCTTTCACGACGTCCGTCACCGTCACCGCTACCTCCACCTCCTCTACCTCACCATCCTCCTCctcaccacctccaccaccggcGACGACGCCGCCGTCATGTCAAAACTCTCCACCTCTTTatcccccaccccatcctcctggTCAACCAACACCGACTTCTGCAAATGGGACGGAATAACCTGCGACAATTCTAACCGTGTAACCGCAATAAACCTCCCTTCAAAATCCCTCACCGGATCCCTACCGTCCGATCTAAACAGCCTCTCACAACTCAAAACCCTAGCCGTACAACGCAATTCCATCGGTGGCGTCTTACCAACCCTAGCAAACCTCACTCTGCTAGAACAAGTTATTCTAGACAGCAACAATTTCACTGCAATACCTACAGATTTTTTTACCGGTCTCACCAATCTTCAATCGTTTAGTATCACGGATAATCCGGATATGTCTTCATGGACAATTCCTGAAAATCTTAACCAGAATACAAACCTACAAAGTTTTCAGGCTGGTAACGCTAACATAATGGGTGGTATTCCTGATATTTTTGACAAATTCCCTAATTTGCAAAACCTCCGTTTGTCTTATAATAATATTACTGGCGCTTTGCCGGTTAGTTTTGGTGGGTCGCAGATTCGGAATTTGTGGTTGAATAATCAGAAGCAAGGGCTTTCTGGTACGCTTGATGTTCTGTCTTCCATGACTCAGTTGGAACAGGTTTGGTTGCAGGCTAATGTGTTTACTGGTGCTATACCGGACCTTTCGAATTGTACTGGTTTGTTTGATTTGCAACTTAGGGATAATCAGTTGACGGGTTTGGTTCCTGCATCGGTTATGTCTCTGCCGAAATTGGTGAATGTTACTTTGCAAAACAATAGGTTGCAAGGTCCATTGCCAGTGTTTGGTAGTGGTGTTGTGGCTGAGTTAGGAAGTAGTAGTACCAATAGTTTCTGTTTAACTACTCCTGGACCTTGTGAGCCTCAGGTGATGGTGCTGCTTGAGGTTGCTGGTGCGATCGGGTATCCGTTGTCGTTGGCGCAGTCTTGGGAAGGTAATGATGCTTGTCAGAAATGGAGTTTTATTAGTTGTGATTCGTCTGGGAAGTATGTTACGAGTGTTAACTTTGGAAAACAGAAGTTTTCTGGTACTATTTCGCCGGCGTTTGCGAATTTGACTTCGTTAAGGAGTTTATCGTTGAATGATAATAATCTTGTGGATTCAATCCCTGAGGTTTTGACATCCTTGCCAAATCTGCAACTTCTTGATGTGTCGAATAACAATCTATCGGGCAAGATACCAGTTTTTCCAGAAAGGGTGAAGTTTGTGCATACGGGTAATGTTTTATTGGGTCAGGATGTGTCTGGCGGGCCGCCTGGGTCTGAACCGGGTTCTGGTGATACAGGTGGGAACTCGAGCGGGTCAACAAAAGGGGTTTCGGGTGGTTTGATTGCCGGGATTGTCATTGGTGTTCTTGTTTTTGTTGTGATTATATTGTTTGTGTGTTACAAGTGTTATCTCAAGAAGAAGAACCAAAAGCCCAAGACTGTTCAAGATCCTGAAAAGGGTAAAGAAGCGGTTAAAGCTAGTGACTTACAAAGTCAAAGTAGCGGTGACCAGACCGAAATGTCGGTGTTTGAAGGTGGCAGTATTGTAATTTCCATCCAAGTTCTTCGAGAAGCCACCAACAACTTTAGTGAAGAAAATGTATTGGGAAGAGGTGGATTTGGGGTCGTTTACAAAGGGATATTACAAAACGGGACTAAAATAGCAGTCAAAAGAATGGACTCGGGTGTGATGGGGACAAAAGGGTTGAAAGAGTTTCAAGCAGAGATCGCGGTTCTAACAAAAGTTAGACACAGGCATCTCGTGGCTCTTCTTGGATACTGTATGAACGGTAACGAGAGGCTTTTGGTTTATGAGTACATGCCACAAGGAACTTTAAGTCAACATTTGTTTGAATGGAGGGAGCATAAAACCAACCCGCTAAGTTGGAAGCAACGAGTTTCGATTGCTTTGGATGTTGGGAGGGGGGTTGAGTATTTGCATAGTTTGGCCCAACAAAGTTTTATTCATAGAGATTTAAAGCCGTCTAATATTCTTCTTGGTGATGATATGAGGGCTAAAGTTGCAGACTTCGGTTTGGTGAAAAGCACGCCTGATGCGAAGCACTCCATGGAGACCCGAGTGGCTGGAACTTTTGGTTATCTTGCACCCGAATATGCTG CTACCGGAAGAGTGACTACAAAAGTGGATGTTTATGCATTTGGAGTGGTGTTAATGGAACTGATAACGGGCCGAAAAGCGTTAGACGACACTTTGACCGATGAAAAAAGTCATCTGGTGACATGGTTCCGTCGGGCTCTAATCTCAGAAAACATAGTAAAAGCTATTGACCAAACTTTAGACACTGATGAAGAAGACACCCTAGAAAGCATCTGCAAGGTGGCGGAGCTGGCAGGACACTGCACTGCACGTGAGCCATATCAAAGACCCGACATGGGTCATGCGGTTAATGTGTTGGGCCTTCTTGTGGAACAATGGAAGCCCTCGCAACCCGATGAGGATGATGGTTATGGCATTGGTGACCATATGAGTGTTCCTCAGCTTCTTCAACAATTGCAGGCTGATGAAGGTACTTCTAGAATGTTTGATGATTCGTTCGATCAAACTCAGTCGAGTATTATCTCCAAACCGCCGGGTCTTGTTGACACATTTGGTACATCGGGCCGGTAG